The sequence below is a genomic window from Nyctibius grandis isolate bNycGra1 chromosome 35, bNycGra1.pri, whole genome shotgun sequence.
TGCCCCCCAGGGCAGACTAGGGCTCATATTATCAGCCCCAGGGGCAGATCTGCCCCCCCAGGGCAgattcctccccccccccgggcaGATTTATGCCCTCAGGGCTTGACTAATCAGCCCCTGGGACCAATTTGGGCCCCCCCCAAGGCAGATTTATGCCCCCCAGGGCAGACTAGGGCTCATATTATCAGCCCCAGGGACAGATATGCCCCCCCAGGGCAGATTTATGCCCCCAGGGCTTGAGTAATCAGCCCCTGGGACCAATTTATGCCCCCCAAAGCAGATTTATGCCCCCCAGAGTAGACCAGGGCTCATGCTATCAGCCCATGGGACCAATTTGCCCCCCCCAGGGCAGATTTATGCCCCCCAGGGCTCATATTATCAGCCCCAGGGTAGATTTATGCCCCTAGGGCTTGAGTAATCAGCCCCTGGGACCAATTTGTACCCCCCAGGGCAGATTTATGCCACCCAGGGCTCATATTATCAGCCCCAGGCGCATATCTGCCCCCCCAGGGCAGATTTATGCCCCCCAGGGCTGACCAGGACTTGAGTAATCAGCCCCTGGGGCCAATTTAGACCCCCCCAGGGCAGATTTATGCCCCCCAGAGCAGACTAGGGCTCATATTATCAGCCCCAGGGACAGATCTGCCCCCCCAGGGCAGATTTATGCCCCCAGGGCTTGAGTAATCAGCCCCTGGGACCAATTTGTACCCCCCAGGGCAGATTTATGCCACCCAGGGCTCATATTATCAGCCCCAGGCGCATATCTGCCCCCCCAGGGCAGATTTATGCCCCCCAGGGCTGACCAGGACTTGAGTAATCAGCCCCTGGGGCCAATTTAGACCCCCCCAGGGCAGATTTATGCCCCCCAGAGCAGACTAGGGCTCATATTATCAGCCCCAGGGACAGATCTGCCCCCCCAGGGCAGATTTATGCCCCCAGGGCTTGAGTAATCAGCCCCTGGGACCAATTTGGGCCCCCCAGGGCAGATTTATGCCCCCCAGGGCTCATGTTATCAGCCCCAGGGGCAGATCTGCCCCCCCAGGGCTGACCAGGGCTTGAGTAATCAGCCCCTGGGACCAATTTGGACCCCCCCCAGGGCAGAATTTATGCCCCCCAGGGCACATTTATACCCCCCAGGGCTGACCAGGGCTTGAGTAATCAGTCCCTGGGACCAATTCATGCCCCCCAGGGCAGATTCATGCCCCCCAGGGCAGATTTGTGCCCCCCAGGGCTCATATTATCCCCCCCAGGGTAGATTTATCCCCCCCAGGGTAGATTTATGCCCCCCTGGGCAGATTTGGGCCCCCCTGGGCAGACCAGGGCTCATGCTATCAGCCCCTGGGACCAATTTGGACCCCCCAGGGCAGATTTATGACCCTCAGGGTTTGAGTAATCAGCCCCTGGGACCAATTTGGACCCCCCAGGGCAGATTTATGACCCCCAGGGTTTGAGTAATCAGCCCCTGGGACCAATTTGGACCCCCCAGGGCAGATTTGGCCCCCCCCAGGGCTCGTTACCACCCCGCTACACCCCtaccccccccccttccttacCCCCCCCCTCACCTCTCCACGCTGCTGTGGTGAACGCACCCGTGCGACCCCCCCACGGCGTAAATCATGCCGTCGATGACGCCGACGCCGATGCGGTTGCGGGGGACGCTCATGGGGGCGCACGGCGACCACTGGTTGGTCATGGGGTTGTAACAGTCGAGGGCGGCCGAGTCCGTGTTGCCGTCGGGGGAATTATTCCTCCCGCCGACGGCGTAAAACAGCCCCCCCACCACGCACCCCCCCAAGCCGCTGCGGGGCACGTGGAGGTCGGCCAGGCGCAGCCAGGAGCCGTCGCGGGGGTTGTAAGCTTCCAAAGAACTTAAGGATTGTCGGTAGTAGCCGCCGGCCGTGTAGATGAGCTGGGCCACCTTGGGGGTGCGGGAGGGGGCCAGCTGGGTGGGCTTGTGGAGGGTGAGATCCTGGAAGATCTGGGCCAGGTAGTCCTTGGAGGGGGTGTCGGAGCGGAGGATCTCGCACTTCTGGAGCTGGGTCTGGAGGAAGAGCGGGGTGAGGGCATGGCAGCGGACGGCGCGCAGCAGGGCCTGCACGTAgggccgccgcgccccgctGTCGTGCTTCACCCAGTTGATGCAGGCGTGGAAAACCTCCGACTCGCAGCGCACGTTCAGCTCGTCCCGGCTGATGAGGGTCACCAGTTGGCACGGGGAGAGGTTGAAGAATTCCTCCTGCTTGGAGACCTGGTGTGGAAAGGGGTGAGGGGGTGAGTGTGGGGGGGAGAGCGCCCCAAAAATGAGACAGTGtccttaaaaatatacatagaGCATCCCAAAAATGGATATAGTGTCCCTAAAAATACATACAGCATTCCTAAAATACACAGAGCACCCCAAAAATCGATACAGCACCCCAAAAATTATATATAGCACCTCTAAAATACAGCACCCAAAAATATACACACAGCACCCCAAAAATGCATAAAGCATCCtaaaaaatacacagagcaTCTCAAAAATGGATACAGCATCCCtaaaaaatacatacagcaTCCCTAAAAATGCATATAGCACccaaaaatatacatacagCACCCAAAAATTAGATATAGCACCCCAAAAAATACACAGCACCCCAAAAAATTCCTCCTGCTTGGAGACCTGGTGTGGAAAGGGGTGAGGGGGTGAGTGGGGGGCGGGTAGAGCACTGAAAATGATACAGCGTCCCTAAAAATAGATGTAGCAcccaaaaatatacatatagCACCCCAAAAATGGATACAGGACCCAAAAAATAGATAGAGCACCCTAAAAAATACAGAGCGTCCccaaaaaatacacacagcacctaaaaatatacatacagcACCCCAAAAATGGATACAGCATCCCAAAAATTAGATATAGCACCCCTAAAATACACACAGCACCCAAAAATACACAGAGCACcccaaaaatatacatatagCACCCCAAAAATGGATACAGCATCCCAAAAATACACAGAGCACCCCAAAAAATAGATACAGCAcccaaaaatatacatatagcaccccaaaaaatacacagagcaCCCCAAAAATATACATAGAGCACCCAAAAATGGATACAGCATCCTAAAAATGATACAGCATCCCTAAAATTAGTTATagcaccccaaaaaaaacacagagtgCCCCAAAAATGGATATAGCACCCCAAAAATACACACAGCACCCCAAAAAATTCCTCCTGCTTGAAGACCTGGCGTGGAAAGGGGTGAGGGGGTGAGTGTGGGGGCGGGTAGAGCACTGAAAATGATACAGCGTCCCAAAAAATAGATGTAGCAcccaaaaatatacatatagCACCCCAAAAATGGATACAGGACCCAAAAAATAGATATAGCACCCTAAAAAATACAGAGCATCCCCGAAAAATACACACAGCACccaaaaatatacatacagCACCCCAAAAATGGATACAGCATCCCAAAAATTAGATATAGCATCCCTAAAATACACACAGCACCCAAAAATACACAGAGCACccaaaaaatatacatatagcACCCCAAAAATGCATACAGCATCCCAAAAATCAGATATAGCATCCCTAAAATACACAGAGCACCCCAAAAAATAGATACAGCACCCAAAAATTAGATATAGCACCccaaaaaatacacacagcaacccaaaaatatacatatagCATCCCAAAAATGGATACAGCATCccaaaaaatacacagagcaTCTCAAAAATGGATACAGCACCCCAAAAAATGGATACAGCATCCCTAAAAATGCATATAGCACccaaaaatatacatacagCACCCAAAAATTAGATATAGCACCCCAAAAAATACACAGCACCCCAAAAAATTCCTCCTGCTTGGAGACCTGGCGTGGAAAGGGGCAATGGGGTGAGTGTGGGGGGCAGAGCACCCTGAAAATGGATACAGCGTCCCTAAAAATAGATATAGCATCCCTAAAAAATGGATACAGCATCCTTAAAATACCCAGAGCACCCCAAAAATGGATACAGAGTCCCAAAAAATATATACAGCATCcctaaaaatacacacagcatCCCTAAAAATGGATACAGTGTCCCAAAAATACAGCACCCCAAAACATACACACAGCACCCAAAAAACACATAGAGCACCCCAAAAATGCATACAGTATCCtaaaaaatacacagagcaTCCCAAAACATACATACAGCATCCCTAAAATACACACGACATCCCTAAAAATGCATAGAGCACCCAAAAATACACACAGCACccaaaaatatatacacagcACCCCAAAAATTAGATATAGCACCCtaaaaaatacacagagcaCCCCAAAAATAGATACAGCATCCCTAAAATACACACAGCATCCCAAAAATGGATATAGCGTCCCCAAAAATATATACAGCACCCTAAAATACACAGAGCACcccaaaaaaatacacacagcacCCAAAAATATACATAGAGCACCCCAAAAATGGATACAGCATCCCAAAAATTAGATATAGCATCCCTAAAATACACAAAGCACCCCAAAAAATAGATACAGCACCCAAAAATTAGATATAGCACCccaaaaaatacacacagcacCCAAAAATATACATAGAGCACCCAAAAATGGATACAGCACCCAAAAATGATACAGCATCCCTAAAATTAGTTATagcaccccaaaaaaaacacagagcgCCCCAAAAATGGATATAGCACCCCAAAAATACACACAGCACCCAAAAAATACATACAGGGCTCCCCTGCCCAGGCCCCCCAGCGCCCAAAAAGGGGTCCTCACTcctccccaggcccccccacccctgggaccccctccccagcccttcctcacccccaggccccccctccccagcccttcctcACCCCTAgggccccctccccagcccccaaaACAGGGGGTCTCAcccctccccaggccccccagccccccaaacAGGGGGTCTCAcccctccccaggccccccagcccccaaaaCAGGGGGTCTCACTcctccccaggcccccccccctcacccctgggaccccctccccagccccaccagaCCCCCAAAACAGGGGGTCTcactcctccccagccctccctcacccctagggccccctccccagcccccaaaACAGGGGGTCTCAcccctccccaggcccccccaCCCCTAGAGCTTCCCTCCCcaggccccccagccccccaaaacAGGGGTCTTGCTCTTCCCCAGCCCCCAAAAAGGGGGTCTcgctcctccccagccccccaaaaCAGGGGGTCTTGCTcctccccaggcccccccacccctggcaccccctccccagccctccctcacccccaggaccccctccTCAGCCCCCAAAACAGGGGGTCTCACCCCTCagccctccctcacccccagacctcccctccccaagccccccagccccccaaaaaGGGGGTCttgctcctccccagcccccaaaGAGGGGGTCTCACTCCTCTCCAGGCCCCCCCCCTACCCCTAgggccccctccccagccctccctcacccccaggcccccctccccagccctccctcacccccaggaccccctccccagccctccctcacccccaggcccccccccccagccctccctcacccccaggacccccccccccccccaccccctcaccTCCCCGAAGTGCATGTAGATGTACTCGCGGGCCTTCTGGTGGAGGTCGAGGCAGCCGATCTGCTCGGCGAAGGCGGCGATGCCGATGGCGTTGGTGGGGTGCAGCTGCTGGACGAGGAAGTGGGAGCAGGCGCGGACGACGCTGTCGATCTGGTACATGACGGCGCCGTTGAGGACGTGCAGGACGCACTTCTCGCCCACCGCGATGGACGCCGTGTAGGCGAACTCCACCAGGCGCTCCATGACGCGCGGGTGGACGCCCTCGATGGGGATCACCTCCATGCCTTGCTCCCGCAGCCCCGACGTGAACATGGCCTTGAAGACGGGGCTCGACGACGCCAACACGACCTTGTGGGCCAGGAAATCGGCCGGCGGCACGTCGCGGCGGTACCGCACGCGCAAGGTGACGTCGCAGAGCTGCCGGTCCAGCCGCAGCTGGTTCATGATGGCCAAGGCGGCGCTGGGGTGGTCCTCGAGGCTGTAGTTGAAGGAGCCCGAGCCCCCGCCTGGGGAGGGGGTCACCTCCGCGGGGCACTcggggggcggcggcgaggaggaggaggaggaggaggaagacatGGCCCCAGCATGGCAGGTGCCCTcctttggggtgggggttaggaggggtgaggggaggagaacctgtggggagagaaaggggggGTTAAAGAacggggaaactgaggcacggaggaTTCAGAGGGGTGGGAACCCccccagagcagctccagcacccactggggaaactgaggcacggggagGGCGTAAagggtggggaaactgaggcacgggggggTCAGAGGGGTGGGAACCcccccagagcagccccagcacctactggggaaactgaggcacggggagGGTGGTTAAagggtggggaaactgaggcacacggGGGGTAAagggtggggaaactgaggcacgggggggTTAGAGGGGTGGGAGCTCCCCCAGATCAGCCCCAGCACCtactggggaaactgaggcacgggggggTTAGAGGGGTGGGAGCCCCCCCATAGCAGCCCCAGTAtgtgctggggaaactgaggcacgggggggGTAAagggtggggaaactgaggcacgggggggGTTAGAGGGGTGGGAGCTcccccagagcagccccagtatgtgctggggaaactgaggcacggagggGGTAAagggtggggaaactgaggcacgggggggTTAGAGGGGTGGGAGCCCCCCATAGCAGCCCCAGTAtgtgctggggaaactgaggcacggagggGGTCACCTCCGCAGGGCAGTcggggggcggcggcgaggaggaggaggaggaggaggaagacatGGCCCCAGCATGGCAGGTCCCCTCCTTCGGGGTGGGGGTTAggaggggtgaggggaggagaacctgtggggagagagagagagggttaaggggtggggaaactgaggcatggggGGCTCAGAGGGGTGGGAACCCccccagagcagctccagcacccactggggaaactgaggcacaggggGGGGGCGTAAagggtggggaaactgaggcacggagggTTCAGAGGGGTGGGAACCCCCCCAGACTATCCACAGCACCtactggggaaactgaggcacggggagggggtaaagggtggggaaactgaggcacgggggggGTTAGAGGGGTGGGAGCCCCCCCTAactgtccccagcacccactggggaaactgaggcacgcgGGGGTTCAGAAGGGTGGGAGCTcccccagagcagccccagtatgtgctggggaaactgaggcacggggagGGGGTCACCTCCGCGGGGCACTcggggggcggcggcgaggaggaggaggaggagggggagaagacaTGGCCCCAGCATGGCAGGTGCCCTcctttggggtgggggttaGGAGGGGTGAGGGGATGAGAACCTgtggggggagagaaaggggggGTTAAAGAacggggaaactgaggcacggagtgTTCAGAGGGGTGGGAACCCCCCCAGATCAGCCCCAGCAtgtgctggggaaactgaggcacggggagGGTGGGTAAagggtggggaaactgaggcacggggagGGTAGAGGGGTGGGAGCCCCCCCAGatcagccccagcacccactggggaaactgaggcacggagggGGTAAagggtggggaaactgaggcacaggggGGATGTCAGAGGGAaaagccccccccagcccccccccttCAGCACccactggggaaactgaggcacgggggggtaaagggtggggaaactgaggcacgggggggTAGAGGGGTGGGAGCTCCCCCAGatcagccccagcacccactggggaaactgaggcacggggagggggtaaagggtggggaaactgaggcacgggggggGTGTCAGAGGGAAAAGCCCCCCCCAGCCTTCCCCTTCAGCACccactggggaaactgaggcacggggggCCTCCCCCCCCATTTCCCCAcgcagccccccctcccccccccaccccgccacCATGGGGGGGGACTGtcccccccttgtccccccccctgtcccctccctgtccctccccCACCGTGTCTGTCGCGGGGGGGCTGCAAGGagccaaacccccccccccgggggagGGtcccgggggcggggccgggcgtgggggggtcccggggggtcccgggggtctCACCCGGCCATggcgcggccccggcggcggcgggaggcggcggggggggggggggggggggggggggggccgtgACTAAGCAGCGCGCGGAGCCCCCGCCGCGGTAAGAGTCCCGGTGGCCACGCCCCCCCGCGAGTGACGTCACGGCCGCCACGCCACGCCCCCCCGCCACGCCCCCCCGCCAGAATAAGAGTCTCCcggtggcggcggcgccgggggaGGGGCGGGAGGATTGCGGGGACGCGCGGGGGGGGACCCGTGTCACCCTGGAGGGGGGTGTCCCTCCCCCCGTgtcacccctgggtgcccccgtgtcccctccccgtgcccccgtGGGTGTCCCGGTGTCCCCCGTAGGTGTCCCCTCCCGGTGTCCCCTCCCGGTGTCCCGGTAtcccctcctggtgtccccatgggtgtccccagggtgtccccgcGGGTGTCCCCTCTGGGTCCCCTGTCGGTGTCCCCTCCCGGTGTCCTCTCCCGGTGGCCCCGTGACCCCTCccggtgtccccgtgtcccctcccggTGCCCCGTGGGTGTCCTGGTGTCCCCTCCTGACGTGCCCTTGGGTGTCCTGGGTGTCCCCCGTGGGTGTCCCCTCCCGGTGTCCTCTCCctgtgtccccgtgtcccttCCCCGTGTCCCCGTGGGTGTCCCCGTGGGTGTCCCCTCccggtgtccccgtgtcccttCCTGATGTCCCCCGTGGGTGTCCCCTCCCGGTGTCCTCTCCCGGtgcccccgtgtcccctcccggTGTCCCCATGGGTGTCCCCCGTGGGTCCTCTCTTGGTGCCCCGtgggtgtccccgtgtcccttCCTGATGTCCCCGTGGGTGTCCCGGTGTCCCCCGTCGGTGTCCCCTCCCGGTGTCCTCTCCCggtgtccccttgtcccctccccgtgccccgtGGGTGTCCCCCGTGGGTCCTCTCGGTGCCCCGTGGGTGTCCTGGTGTCCCCCGtgggtgtccccgtgtcccctccccgtgtcccctctTGGTGCCCCGtgggtgtccccatgggtgtccccgtgtcccccacgGGTGTCCCCGCGCTGTCCCCGCTCGCGGGGGCTCCAAAAAcgccttttattaaaaattcgTTACAAAACCgcgcgcgggggggggggggggaagacgGAGGGGGGGAGAcagggggggacacgggggacagggacacccccTCCGGTCCCTGCCAGCGCGGGGAGGGACACACAGTGTCACGgccggggatggggacagggatagggacagggatggggacaggatggggacacGCAGCCCTGCCCacgctggggaggggacagggagggggacagggacacacatggggacaggatggggacagggatggggacagggacacacagggggacagggaggggacagggatggcGTGAGGACACAGATGAGGACAGGGATGGACATGGGGGCAGAGAGGGGACAGGAATGGGGACAGGATggacacagggacagggaggggacagagatGGTGACAGGGATGGTGACAGGGGTGGCATGAGGACACAGATGGGGACAGGAGTGAACACAGCgacagggacagggatgaggacagggatggggacaggaatggacacagggacacacacagggacagggaggggacagggatggacacagggacagggaggggacagggatggggacaggggtggcATGAGGACatggatggggacagggatgaggACAGGGATGGTGACAGGGGTGGCATGAGGACAcggatggggacagggatgaggACAGGGATGGTGACAGGGGTGGCATGAGGATAcggatggggacagggatggggacaggaatggacacagggacacacagggggacagggaggggacagggatgaggacagggatggggatggggacaggggtggcATGAGGACAcggatggggacagggatgaggACAGGGATGGTGACAGGGGTGGCATGAGGACAcggatggggacagggacacacatggggacagggatggacACAGAGCACACACGGGGACAggaaggggacagggatggCGTGAGGACACAGttgaggacagggatggggacagggatggacatggggacagggaggggacagggataGGGACAAGGACACAGATGAGGACAGGGATGAGGAGGGGACAGGatagggacagggatggggacaggatggACACGGGACAcgcatggggacagggatgggatgggctggggacagcgatggggaggggacagcgatggggaggggacaggatggggacagggctggacACGGGGACACTCACGGGGACAAGCGCCACCGCCAGCCCCCTTCCGCCCCCCCTCACCCcttgtccccccccaccccgctgctctccccccccctcctccctcccgaCGACCTCCCCGAGGggctcccgctgcccccccccaaactgggcaCCCCCAACGTGCCAccaccccccccatccccacccccaCCGCCACCattgtccccacgtccccccccgcagcccccccgcagCAGCCGCCCCACGGCGCGGCACATCTCCCGGCTGGTGCCGGTGTAGATGAGGGGGTTGAGTAGAGAGTTGGCCATGGCCAAGCCCAAGAAGTAGTCGGCGTGGTAGAGCACGGCGCAGGCGCGCGGGCAGCACCAGGCgtcgaggaggaggaggaggaagagcggCGCCCAACAGGCGATGAAGGTCCCCACCACCACCGTCACCGTCTTCAGCAAAGGCGGCGACTTGGGCGCGGGGCGGAGGTTGGCCGAGCGGCGCACGGCGCGGTAGAGGCGGGCGTAGAGGACGACGATGGCCAGGAGGATGGCGAGGAAGACGGCGACGCAGAAGAAGACGTAGCGCTTGGAGTAGAGCGGGAGGACGGTGGAACACGCCGCCAGGTCGCCCAGGCAGTTCCAGCCCAAGCCCGGCAACGCCGCCAAGGCCACCGCCAGCCCCCAGCTGGCCCCCACCAACCCCCACATCCTGCCCCGCTTGTCGCCGCGCTTCACCCTCACGCGCGCCATGGTGAGGTGCCGCTCGACGGCGATGGCCAACAGGCTCAACACCGAGGCGGCCAAGGTGAGGAAGACTCCTCCTTCGCGGAGGAACCACAAGGCCGGCGTGAGGCGGAAGGTGTTGGCGCCCGAGAGGACGATGTTGGCCGTGTAGGCGACGCCGGCCAACAGGTCGGAGAGGGTGAGGTTGCCCAACAGGTAGAACATGGGCGAGTGGAGCTTCTTGGTCCTCCAGATGGTCACGAGCACCACGAGGTTCTCCAGGACGATGAAGGCGCAgacgaggaggaagaggagggtctCGGGGCGCAGGCCCCCGCGGTAGCGCCCGGCGTGGAGCTTCCCCGTGTAGTTGTAGTGGAGGGTGAGGACGGCGTCCTCGGGGACGGGCCCCGGCGCCatggcggggtgggggggctaCATGGTGGGGAGCTgcggggggagaggggtgggggtgagggggggggcaCGCGTGTAGGCGTGCACCCCAAAGGGTCTGCGCACCCCAAAGGGTCTCCAGACCCCAAAGGGTCTGGGCACCCCTAAAAGGTCTGTGCACACGTGTACGCGTGTAGGTGAGCACCCCAAAGGGTCTGTGTGTGTGGTCATGTGTGTAGGCGTGCGCCCTATAGGGTCTGTGCACCCCAAAGGGTCTGTGTGTGTGGGCACACGTGTAGGTGTGCACCCCAAAGGGTCTCTGCACCCAAAAGGTCTGTGCACACGTGTACGTGTGCGGGCGTGCACCTCAAAGGGTCCGTGTGCGTGGGCACGCGTGTAGTGTGCAACCTATAGGGTCTGTGCACCCCTAAAAGGTCTGTGCACGTGTGTACGCGTGTAGGCGTGCGCCCCAAAGGGTCTGTATGTGTGTGGCACGCTCACAAGTGTGCACTCTATAGGGTCTCTGCACCCTATAGGGTCTCTGCACCCCTAAAAGGTCTGTGCACACATGTACACATGCGGGCGTGCACCTCAAAGGGTCTGTGCACCCCAAAAAGGTCTGTGCACACGTGTACATGTGCAGGCGTGCACCCCAAAGGGTCCGTGTGCGTGGTCATGTGTGTAGGCGTGCGCCCTATAGGGTCTGTGCACCCCAAAGGGTCTGTGTGTGTGGGCACACGTGTAGGTGTGCACCCTATAGGGTCTGTGCACCCCTAAAAGGTCTGTGCACGCGTGTACACATGCAGGCATGCACCCCAAAGGGTCCATGTGCGTGGGCACGCGTGTAGGCGTGCACCCTATAGGGTCTCTGCACCCCTAAAAGTTCCATGTGCGTGTGCACGCTTGCGTGTGCACGTCCTAACATGCCCATGTGCGTGTGTGAACCCCGACGGGGCTGCGCACACGCGTGTACTCGCCCACGTGTGCCACGAACACACGCGTGTGCGGGGAATCCCAGCGGGGGGGGGGTTATCCCTCCGCACACGCGTGTGCTCGCGCACATGCGCCCTGAaaggtgcccccccccccacgcgtgttcccccccgccccgggcacccaccgcacccacccacccacccaggCGCGCCCGGGCGAGCGGCGACGTGTCGGGGGCCGCCGCGGGGTCCCGCCAtggggcggaggggggggggtgtggggcgggggggggacctGCCCGAATatttggggtgggaggggtgCGGCCGGGCCCCacggagggggggggagggggggagcaggattgggggggtctggggaggtgtggggcaggattgggggggtgtggggcaggactgggggggtgtggggaggtgTGGGGCAGGATTGGGGGGTACAGAGGAGGTGTGGGGCAGGAttgggggggtgtggggcaggattgggggggtctggggaggTGTGGGGCAGGATTGGGGGGTACAGAGGAGGTGTGGGGCAGGAttgggggggtgtggggcaggATTGGGGGGGTCTAGGGAGGTGTGGGGCAGGattggggggggtctggggaggtgtggggcaggattaggggggtgtggggcaggattgggggggccggggaggtgtggggcaggattgggggggtgtggggcagCATTGGGGGGGTCTGAGGAGGTGTGGGGCAGGATTGGGGGGGTCCGGGGCAGGATTGGGGGGTCCGGGGCAGGAttggggggtgtggggcaggATTGGGGGGTACAGGGGAGGTGTGGGGCAGGAttggggggtgtggggcaggATTGGGGGGTACAGGGGAGGTGTGGGGCAGGattgggggggtctggggcaggattgggggggtctgggaggtgtggggcaggattaggggggtgtggggcaggATTGGGGGGTACAGGGGAGGTGTGGGGCAGGATTGGGGGGGTGTAGGGCAGGATCGGGGGGGTCTGAGGAGGTGTGGGGCCGGattggggggggtctg
It includes:
- the S1PR5 gene encoding sphingosine 1-phosphate receptor 5 codes for the protein MFYLLGNLTLSDLLAGVAYTANIVLSGANTFRLTPALWFLREGGVFLTLAASVLSLLAIAVERHLTMARVRVKRGDKRGRMWGLVGASWGLAVALAALPGLGWNCLGDLAACSTVLPLYSKRYVFFCVAVFLAILLAIVVLYARLYRAVRRSANLRPAPKSPPLLKTVTVVVGTFIACWAPLFLLLLLDAWCCPRACAVLYHADYFLGLAMANSLLNPLIYTGTSREMCRAVGRLLRGGCGGGRGDNGGGSHPLTPPNPHPKGGHLPCWGHVFSPSSSSSSPPPPECPAEFPQFSSPHPS